From a region of the Cognatiyoonia koreensis genome:
- a CDS encoding heavy metal translocating P-type ATPase produces MSETVRLSISGLSCASCAGRSERAMAALAGVESAAVNLATHTAIVTYAPDAVTPDDIASASGSAGYPAKVEVDLNALGQDSEQAQEQVELSKATLLAAVLTLPVFILEMGGHVIPGFMGLIDNSIGHTNSWAIQFILITAVLIGPGARFFRIGVPALLRGAPEMNSLVALGTFAAWAYSTLALFTPALFPENTRAVYFESAGVITTLILLGRWLEARAKGRTGAAIKRLIGLQPQTALVERDGAVNAVPLESVVIGDTLQLRPGERVAVDGEVIEGASFIDESMLTGEPVPVQKTIGDAVVGGTVNGTGAIRYRATAVGGQTVLAQIVRMVADAQGTKLPVQALVDRVTRVFVPVVMALAALTAAVWLVFGPAPAVPFALVAGISVLIIACPCAMGLATPTSIMVGIGRAAEAGVLFRKGDALQSLQTVAVVAFDKTGTLTRGRPQMTTFAVAPEFDEAAVLAAVASVESRSEHPIAAAIVAAAEARDLSIPEVSAFNSVTGMGATAQVGDDDVIVGAGRFMAASAIALGQLEAKGAEIAAKGITPVYAAINGKIAAVIGVSDPVKPSSAATVAGLHAQGIKVAMITGDHHATAEAIASSLGIDHVVADVLPDGKVAAIEGLRAQYGPVAFVGDGINDAPALATADVGIAVGSGTDVAIEAADVVLSGHDLETVQKAFVISRKTMRNIRQNLFWAFAYNAALIPVAAGVLYPVNGMLLSPMLAAGAMALSSVFVVSNALRLRRVALT; encoded by the coding sequence ATGTCCGAAACTGTCCGCCTTTCGATATCCGGCCTGTCCTGCGCATCCTGCGCGGGTCGTTCGGAACGTGCGATGGCGGCGCTGGCCGGCGTGGAAAGTGCGGCCGTAAATCTTGCCACGCACACAGCAATTGTCACGTACGCGCCAGATGCGGTAACCCCCGATGACATCGCTTCTGCCTCTGGCTCTGCCGGATATCCGGCAAAGGTTGAGGTTGATCTGAACGCGCTTGGCCAAGACAGCGAACAGGCGCAAGAGCAGGTAGAATTGTCCAAGGCGACGCTGCTTGCGGCGGTTCTGACGCTGCCTGTGTTCATTCTGGAAATGGGTGGACATGTCATTCCCGGCTTTATGGGCCTGATCGACAATTCGATTGGTCACACAAACAGTTGGGCGATCCAGTTCATCCTGATTACTGCTGTCCTGATCGGGCCGGGCGCGCGGTTTTTCCGCATCGGGGTACCCGCGCTGTTGCGCGGCGCGCCCGAGATGAATTCGCTGGTGGCGCTGGGCACCTTTGCCGCGTGGGCCTATTCGACGCTGGCCTTGTTCACGCCAGCGCTGTTCCCCGAAAACACGCGGGCTGTCTATTTCGAGTCTGCTGGTGTCATCACGACCCTGATCCTGCTGGGCCGCTGGCTGGAAGCGCGGGCCAAAGGGCGGACAGGCGCTGCGATCAAGCGTTTGATCGGGCTGCAGCCGCAAACCGCCTTGGTCGAAAGGGACGGGGCGGTGAATGCCGTGCCGCTGGAGTCCGTCGTCATTGGTGACACGTTGCAATTGCGCCCGGGCGAACGGGTAGCTGTTGACGGAGAGGTGATTGAAGGCGCGTCCTTTATCGATGAATCGATGCTGACCGGCGAACCGGTGCCCGTGCAAAAAACGATCGGCGATGCGGTGGTCGGCGGCACGGTGAACGGCACCGGAGCGATCCGCTATCGTGCCACGGCAGTCGGCGGGCAGACAGTACTGGCGCAGATCGTGCGTATGGTTGCGGACGCGCAAGGGACCAAGCTGCCGGTGCAGGCGCTGGTTGACCGCGTCACGCGCGTGTTCGTACCCGTGGTCATGGCGCTTGCGGCGCTGACGGCAGCGGTTTGGCTTGTATTCGGTCCTGCACCTGCTGTGCCATTTGCCCTTGTTGCGGGCATTTCGGTTCTGATTATTGCCTGCCCCTGCGCGATGGGTCTTGCGACGCCGACGTCGATTATGGTCGGGATCGGCCGCGCGGCCGAGGCAGGCGTGCTGTTTCGCAAGGGTGACGCCTTGCAATCATTGCAGACTGTCGCTGTCGTCGCCTTTGACAAGACCGGCACGCTGACACGTGGCCGCCCGCAAATGACGACCTTTGCGGTCGCGCCGGAATTCGATGAAGCAGCGGTTCTGGCCGCCGTGGCGTCTGTGGAAAGCCGGTCCGAACATCCCATTGCCGCAGCAATCGTGGCGGCGGCAGAGGCACGCGATCTGTCCATCCCCGAAGTGTCGGCCTTTAATTCGGTCACCGGTATGGGCGCGACTGCACAGGTTGGCGATGATGACGTCATTGTCGGGGCTGGGCGTTTCATGGCGGCGTCCGCTATCGCGCTTGGCCAATTGGAAGCCAAAGGTGCAGAGATCGCGGCAAAGGGTATTACCCCTGTCTACGCCGCAATTAACGGCAAGATCGCGGCAGTGATCGGGGTGTCTGATCCGGTCAAGCCAAGTTCTGCCGCGACGGTTGCGGGACTGCACGCGCAGGGGATCAAGGTCGCGATGATCACCGGCGATCACCACGCCACGGCAGAGGCTATCGCGTCGTCGCTTGGCATCGATCACGTGGTTGCGGACGTCCTGCCAGACGGCAAGGTTGCCGCAATCGAAGGCCTGCGTGCCCAATACGGGCCTGTCGCCTTTGTTGGTGACGGTATCAATGATGCTCCGGCGTTGGCGACCGCCGATGTGGGTATCGCGGTGGGCAGCGGCACGGACGTTGCCATCGAAGCTGCTGATGTCGTTCTGTCAGGCCATGATCTGGAGACGGTGCAAAAGGCTTTTGTCATCAGCCGCAAGACGATGCGCAACATCCGCCAGAATCTGTTTTGGGCGTTTGCCTACAATGCGGCATTGATACCTGTCGCCGCCGGCGTGCTTTATCCGGTGAACGGTATGCTGCTCTCGCCGATGCTGGCTGCCGGTGCGATGGCGCTTAGCTCTGTGTTTGTGGTGTCCAACGCGTTGCGTCTGCGCAGGGTTGCACTGACCTAG
- the modB gene encoding molybdate ABC transporter permease subunit: MTGGLGPAEWAAIWLSLRVALVAVIFTLPLAIWAAHVLARKVFVGKQLFNVLIHLPLVLPPVVTGYLLLVIFGTQGAVGGWLSTTLGLTLAFRWTGAALAAGVMAFPLMVRAMRLGFEAVDSGLEDAAATLGASRWRVFRTVTLPLVWPGILAGAVLGFAKALGEFGATITFVAAIPGQTQTIPSAIYGLLQVPGQERGVVSLVVVAIVLSMGALLVSEWLARRAVQRVNR, from the coding sequence ATGACGGGTGGACTTGGACCGGCAGAATGGGCAGCGATCTGGCTGTCCTTACGCGTGGCACTGGTTGCCGTGATTTTCACGCTGCCGCTGGCGATCTGGGCGGCGCATGTGCTGGCACGCAAGGTGTTTGTCGGCAAGCAGCTTTTCAACGTCCTCATTCATCTGCCTTTGGTGTTGCCACCCGTCGTGACGGGTTACCTTTTGCTTGTCATTTTCGGGACGCAAGGCGCGGTTGGGGGCTGGCTGTCCACGACGCTTGGCCTGACACTTGCCTTTCGCTGGACCGGTGCGGCACTGGCCGCTGGGGTCATGGCCTTTCCGTTAATGGTGCGGGCCATGCGCCTTGGGTTCGAGGCCGTGGATAGCGGTTTGGAAGACGCGGCTGCGACGCTTGGCGCAAGCCGCTGGCGTGTGTTTCGCACCGTCACCCTGCCGCTGGTGTGGCCGGGCATCCTTGCAGGCGCGGTGCTTGGGTTTGCCAAGGCACTGGGTGAATTCGGGGCCACGATCACATTTGTGGCGGCAATTCCGGGGCAGACCCAAACAATTCCGTCGGCCATCTACGGACTGTTGCAGGTGCCGGGGCAGGAACGGGGGGTGGTCAGCCTTGTCGTTGTCGCCATCGTGTTGTCGATGGGGGCATTGCTGGTATCGGAATGGCTGGCGCGCCGCGCAGTCCAGCGGGTTAATCGCTGA
- a CDS encoding GcvT family protein — MKSQTRVVVIGGGIAGCSTLYHLTQEGWSDVVLLERNELTSGTTWHSAAQVTNFGMNQTMVGLKSHSIALYKDLRDDPEYPVKYNHGDGGIRLANTQAQMDGYRHFASMARGMGVEFEVIDAAECARRHPLISTDNLIGGLWDGNDGDIDPAQLCAALARRARQAGAEVYRNTPVTGLTQKKDHSWTVHTAHGDIDCEIVVNACGYRFNEVGAMMGVQHPVTSMEHQYFVTEDIPAIAEAGHRMPLLRCPISDYYCRQDKNGLLVGFYEQDCKTWGMDGIDPHFVNALCPDDLDRITDVLEGAFARMPALAEVGIHTVVNGPITYTIDGAPLVGPIPGKRNAFCIIGLRAGLGEGGGHGWLLAQQIVHGEACYDTWCIDPRRFTGHATTELTALKAIEDYQNEFRFHFPNEHRPAGRMAKTTPLTPILAAEGAQFTIVNGWERAEYFGEVHPTPSFRFDETFDLVGAEVAAVQSGCGLAEVNGFNRIELTGKDVHSFLDRMVCGNLPKRPGRLGLTYLLNDHGMLKAEATIANIPASDRGPDRVWYGSAAASEYHDRDWLAHHVHDDEDVQIRTLTDDQTILVLAGPKARDILQKVSRADWSDAAFPWLSVRECFIGIAPATVMRVSFSGELAYELHIPNASLYAAYLAIRNAGDVTLFGAHAVESMRMEMGYLHWKADILTEFSPFETGLDRFVKKDKPAFIGKAALAAHAPRKRLVSMVIDSTTAPARGGASVMHGDRVIGTVTSGHWGYRVGKNIAYAFVDLDHTDQGTKLEIDVLGTRVPAEVVQPALYTEASR; from the coding sequence ATGAAATCCCAGACGCGCGTTGTCGTCATCGGTGGCGGTATCGCCGGTTGCTCGACGCTTTATCACCTGACGCAGGAAGGCTGGAGCGATGTCGTCCTTTTGGAACGCAATGAACTGACCTCCGGAACAACGTGGCATTCCGCAGCACAGGTGACGAATTTCGGGATGAACCAGACGATGGTTGGCCTCAAGAGCCATTCCATCGCGCTTTACAAGGACCTTCGTGACGATCCGGAATACCCGGTCAAATACAACCATGGTGACGGCGGCATCCGGCTTGCCAACACGCAGGCGCAGATGGACGGCTATCGTCACTTTGCATCCATGGCACGGGGCATGGGCGTCGAATTCGAGGTGATCGACGCTGCCGAATGTGCCCGCCGCCACCCGCTGATTTCGACCGATAACCTCATCGGCGGCTTGTGGGATGGTAACGACGGGGACATCGACCCGGCCCAGCTTTGCGCAGCTTTGGCACGGCGCGCCCGTCAGGCCGGTGCCGAGGTCTATCGCAACACGCCCGTCACTGGTCTGACCCAGAAAAAGGATCACAGCTGGACAGTTCACACCGCCCACGGCGATATCGACTGCGAAATCGTCGTCAACGCCTGCGGATACCGCTTCAACGAGGTGGGCGCGATGATGGGCGTCCAACACCCCGTCACGTCGATGGAACACCAGTATTTCGTGACCGAAGATATCCCTGCCATTGCAGAGGCCGGTCATCGCATGCCCCTGCTGCGCTGTCCGATCAGCGATTATTATTGCCGGCAAGATAAGAACGGCCTGCTGGTCGGGTTCTATGAACAGGACTGCAAAACCTGGGGCATGGACGGGATCGATCCGCATTTCGTCAATGCCCTCTGCCCCGATGATCTGGACCGCATCACCGACGTGCTGGAAGGTGCCTTCGCGCGCATGCCCGCCCTGGCAGAGGTTGGAATCCACACCGTCGTAAACGGGCCCATCACGTACACCATCGACGGGGCCCCGCTGGTCGGACCGATCCCGGGAAAACGCAACGCCTTTTGCATTATCGGGTTGCGGGCGGGGCTTGGCGAAGGCGGCGGGCATGGCTGGTTGCTGGCCCAACAGATCGTCCACGGCGAGGCGTGCTATGACACCTGGTGCATCGACCCGCGCCGCTTTACCGGGCATGCCACGACCGAACTGACAGCATTGAAAGCGATCGAGGATTACCAGAACGAATTCCGCTTTCATTTTCCGAACGAACACCGCCCGGCAGGGCGTATGGCAAAAACCACGCCGCTTACCCCCATCCTTGCTGCTGAAGGCGCGCAATTCACCATCGTCAACGGATGGGAACGGGCAGAGTATTTTGGCGAAGTCCACCCCACCCCGTCATTCCGTTTCGATGAAACCTTCGATCTCGTGGGGGCCGAGGTTGCAGCCGTGCAATCCGGCTGCGGTCTGGCAGAGGTCAACGGCTTCAATCGTATCGAACTGACCGGCAAGGATGTGCACAGCTTTCTTGACCGCATGGTCTGCGGCAATCTTCCCAAAAGGCCGGGCCGACTTGGGCTGACCTATCTGCTGAACGATCACGGCATGCTCAAGGCCGAAGCGACCATCGCGAACATCCCCGCATCCGATCGCGGACCGGACCGCGTCTGGTACGGGTCGGCGGCAGCATCGGAATACCACGACCGCGACTGGCTTGCGCATCACGTGCACGACGACGAAGACGTGCAAATACGCACGCTCACCGATGATCAGACGATCCTTGTTCTGGCCGGACCAAAAGCGCGCGACATTCTGCAAAAGGTCAGCCGCGCCGATTGGTCCGACGCGGCGTTTCCGTGGTTGTCGGTGCGTGAATGCTTCATCGGGATTGCCCCCGCGACCGTGATGCGCGTCAGCTTCAGCGGTGAGCTGGCATACGAACTGCACATACCGAATGCGTCGCTCTACGCCGCCTATCTGGCAATCCGCAACGCTGGCGATGTGACCCTGTTCGGCGCGCACGCCGTTGAATCGATGCGGATGGAAATGGGGTATCTGCATTGGAAAGCGGATATCCTCACGGAATTCAGCCCTTTTGAAACCGGACTCGACCGGTTCGTAAAAAAGGACAAGCCCGCGTTCATTGGCAAAGCCGCCTTGGCCGCGCATGCGCCCCGAAAACGGCTTGTGTCGATGGTGATTGACAGCACCACCGCACCTGCACGGGGCGGCGCATCTGTGATGCATGGGGACCGTGTCATTGGGACAGTCACATCGGGGCACTGGGGCTATCGCGTTGGCAAGAATATCGCCTACGCTTTCGTGGATCTCGATCACACGGACCAAGGCACAAAGCTGGAAATCGATGTGCTGGGAACGCGCGTCCCAGCAGAGGTGGTCCAACCAGCACTTTATACGGAAGCAAGCCGCTAG
- a CDS encoding GntR family transcriptional regulator: MTPAGSKSKPNSTIAVDKLRALIFSGELGAGTDHLESELATKLGMSRTPVREAVLILESQGLLEVRPRKGVRITPVSPGDMAEIYDVLTELESLAAADAARRGYTKADLGRLARSIDAMELALARDDRTEWAKSDERFHSELVRLGGNSRVQIIAAMMSDQVRRARMVTLYMRPAPDQSNADHRGVFEAISRGEAEAARNIHRAHRMNAKRILIALLAKHHLNAL, encoded by the coding sequence ATGACCCCCGCAGGAAGCAAATCAAAACCTAATTCCACCATCGCCGTGGACAAGCTGCGTGCGCTGATCTTTTCAGGGGAACTCGGTGCGGGAACGGACCATCTGGAAAGCGAACTTGCAACGAAACTTGGCATGTCGCGCACACCGGTCCGCGAAGCGGTCCTGATCCTTGAATCGCAAGGCCTGCTCGAGGTGCGTCCCCGCAAAGGCGTGCGGATCACGCCCGTGTCACCCGGCGATATGGCTGAAATTTATGACGTTCTGACAGAACTCGAAAGTCTCGCGGCCGCCGACGCCGCGCGGCGCGGGTATACAAAGGCGGACCTTGGCCGTCTGGCCCGCAGTATCGATGCGATGGAACTGGCGCTGGCTCGTGACGACCGCACAGAATGGGCAAAAAGCGATGAACGCTTTCACAGCGAACTTGTCCGTCTTGGTGGAAACTCCCGTGTGCAGATCATCGCCGCGATGATGTCGGATCAAGTGCGGCGCGCGCGCATGGTCACGCTTTACATGCGTCCCGCCCCCGATCAGTCCAATGCCGACCATCGTGGCGTCTTTGAAGCGATATCGCGCGGCGAAGCAGAGGCGGCGCGCAACATCCACCGCGCACACCGGATGAATGCCAAACGCATCCTAATCGCGCTCTTGGCAAAGCACCATTTGAATGCGCTTTAA
- a CDS encoding N-acetylglucosamine-6-phosphate deacetylase, which translates to MSNNWIIPERLFDGRDLREGCAIRIVGGVVTEIMESGMAPPDAISLAGLLCPGFIDVQVNGGGGVLLNTAPACDGLKAIAAAHRRFGTVAIMPTVITDTPETLERAVAAVIAAKGERGLLGLHIEGPHIAKDKRGTHAAEHVRPIDAHTFDLLEKLCAAGLPVMITIAPEAATTAQIADMVALGVIVSIGHTNASAALVAQAIAAGARCGTHLFNAMSQMQARDAGAVGALINSECFLGIICDGHHVADEMIALACRARPVADRMMLVSDAMPTVGGPDRFRLYDQTITLAKGRLVNEDGALAGAHTTMGASLQRLIANCGIDRTEALRMAITNPAEAIRQPERAQLIGAAIDDVVVLDESLCFQRFLSDQLAG; encoded by the coding sequence ATGAGCAACAATTGGATCATTCCTGAACGCCTGTTCGATGGTCGCGATTTGCGCGAAGGGTGCGCCATCCGCATTGTAGGCGGTGTCGTGACCGAAATCATGGAAAGTGGCATGGCACCACCGGACGCTATCAGTTTGGCCGGTTTGCTGTGTCCCGGATTTATTGATGTGCAGGTCAATGGTGGTGGCGGAGTGCTTCTGAACACAGCACCCGCGTGCGATGGTCTGAAGGCGATAGCTGCGGCGCACAGGCGTTTCGGAACCGTCGCGATTATGCCAACCGTCATCACTGATACCCCCGAAACGCTGGAGCGCGCGGTTGCTGCCGTGATCGCGGCGAAGGGTGAGAGGGGCCTTCTGGGCCTGCACATTGAAGGCCCGCATATCGCGAAGGACAAGCGGGGGACGCACGCGGCAGAGCATGTCAGGCCTATTGATGCCCATACGTTTGATTTGTTGGAAAAGCTGTGCGCTGCTGGCTTGCCCGTGATGATCACTATCGCGCCTGAGGCGGCGACCACTGCGCAGATCGCGGACATGGTGGCGCTGGGCGTGATCGTATCGATCGGACATACGAATGCTTCTGCAGCACTTGTCGCGCAGGCAATTGCGGCCGGCGCGCGATGCGGCACGCATCTGTTCAACGCCATGTCGCAGATGCAGGCGCGCGATGCGGGAGCCGTTGGGGCACTGATCAATTCGGAATGTTTTCTTGGCATCATTTGTGACGGACATCACGTTGCGGACGAGATGATCGCGCTCGCCTGTCGGGCGCGCCCGGTCGCTGACCGCATGATGCTGGTGTCCGATGCAATGCCCACGGTGGGCGGGCCGGATCGTTTCAGGCTTTATGATCAGACGATCACGCTGGCGAAGGGGCGGCTGGTGAATGAAGACGGCGCGTTAGCGGGGGCACATACGACCATGGGCGCAAGCCTTCAGCGCCTGATCGCAAACTGCGGTATCGACCGAACAGAGGCGCTGCGCATGGCGATCACAAACCCGGCTGAAGCGATCCGTCAGCCCGAGCGTGCGCAGCTGATTGGTGCTGCCATTGATGATGTGGTGGTTCTGGACGAAAGCCTTTGTTTTCAGCGCTTTCTAAGTGACCAGCTGGCTGGTTAA
- a CDS encoding trimethylamine methyltransferase family protein, with amino-acid sequence MKKTATTEDTQRPPRSGRKARLVKHALPPAINPAPPGQVGGMYRPLTEPDLQSIYDTALRLLSDLGMGEVPDRLAADLVAAGAQTRPDGRLQMPRAMVEDAIAKSAKRFTLHGRDPDRSIEVGGDRVYFGTGGAAVQTLDLDSGLYRPATLRDLHDFTRLQDTLDNVAWFTRCCIATDVADSFDLDVNTAYALMCNTTKPVATAFTVADHVAPIVDLFDIAAGGAGAFAKRPFVKAHISPVISPMRFGADAVDVVYECIAHNIPMSCITAAQAGATAPATLAGFLAQSLAETLASLVMVNVISPGYPMVFSNWPLVIDLRSGAFAGGGGETALLNAASAQLSNWIGLPSGVACSMTDAKAIDAQYGIEKGMTSLAAALAGGNLIYESSGMTAALLGVSFEAFILDDEMHAMTYRTLRGVEVNDDNLGFEAICTAVLGAGHFLGEAHTFAAMERDYHYPRLADRAQPRTWAEDGARTAWDRARDKARDVLATHHPQYLTAAQDRAIRDRFRILT; translated from the coding sequence ATGAAAAAAACCGCGACGACTGAAGATACCCAGCGACCGCCGCGTTCAGGACGCAAGGCACGGCTGGTCAAGCACGCGCTGCCCCCAGCAATCAACCCGGCACCGCCGGGGCAGGTTGGGGGCATGTATCGCCCGCTGACAGAGCCGGATTTGCAGTCGATCTATGACACGGCGCTACGTCTGCTGTCCGATCTGGGTATGGGCGAGGTGCCAGACCGGCTTGCGGCCGATCTGGTGGCTGCGGGCGCACAGACACGTCCGGATGGCCGTTTGCAGATGCCTCGCGCCATGGTCGAGGACGCCATCGCCAAAAGCGCCAAGCGTTTCACCCTGCACGGGCGCGATCCTGACCGTTCGATCGAGGTTGGCGGCGATCGGGTCTATTTCGGAACCGGTGGCGCGGCAGTACAGACACTTGATCTGGACAGCGGGCTTTACCGCCCGGCCACACTGCGGGATCTGCATGACTTCACGCGTCTACAGGATACGCTGGATAATGTGGCCTGGTTCACGCGCTGTTGTATCGCGACGGACGTGGCGGACAGTTTCGATCTGGATGTGAACACTGCCTACGCCCTGATGTGTAACACGACCAAGCCGGTTGCCACCGCATTCACCGTGGCGGACCACGTCGCCCCGATTGTCGATCTGTTCGATATCGCTGCCGGGGGCGCGGGCGCTTTTGCCAAGCGTCCGTTCGTCAAGGCGCATATCAGCCCTGTCATTTCGCCGATGCGCTTTGGCGCGGATGCCGTTGATGTGGTTTATGAATGCATTGCGCACAACATCCCCATGTCCTGCATCACGGCAGCACAGGCGGGTGCGACAGCGCCGGCGACCCTTGCCGGGTTTCTGGCGCAGTCGCTGGCTGAAACACTTGCGAGCCTTGTCATGGTCAACGTGATCTCGCCCGGATATCCGATGGTCTTTTCCAATTGGCCGCTGGTCATCGATCTGCGTAGCGGTGCCTTTGCGGGCGGAGGCGGTGAAACGGCCTTGCTGAACGCGGCCTCTGCGCAGTTGTCCAACTGGATCGGCCTGCCGTCCGGTGTGGCCTGTTCCATGACCGATGCAAAGGCGATTGATGCGCAATATGGCATCGAAAAAGGCATGACCAGCCTTGCGGCAGCTCTTGCGGGCGGCAATCTGATCTATGAAAGTTCCGGCATGACCGCCGCCCTGCTAGGCGTCAGTTTCGAGGCCTTCATTCTGGATGACGAAATGCACGCCATGACCTATCGCACCTTGCGCGGCGTCGAGGTGAATGACGACAACCTGGGTTTCGAGGCCATCTGCACAGCGGTTCTGGGTGCTGGCCATTTCCTTGGCGAAGCCCATACATTCGCGGCGATGGAACGCGATTATCACTATCCGCGCCTTGCCGATCGCGCACAGCCCCGCACCTGGGCCGAAGACGGTGCACGCACTGCATGGGACAGGGCGAGGGACAAGGCGCGCGATGTGTTGGCCACCCATCATCCGCAATACCTGACCGCGGCGCAAGATCGTGCTATCCGCGACCGTTTCCGGATTCTGACATGA
- a CDS encoding ROK family protein — translation MTFAIGIDLGGSKIETQVFDNNWQVVAKRRVATPTAYDDLIAMLAAEIGWARGIAGADCPVGIGSAGLINRATGLALAANLPITGKAFPADIARSIGSPVHVLNDCRTLALSEAIFGAGHGHRSVAAIVMGTGVSSGLVINGDLVDGPTGTGGEIGHTSAPAHLVQQYGLSLEPCNCGRTGCIEQFVAGPGMARLALALTGHAADPVVIASDREGVFAPAWQAWNAFAGDLICNLVLTVDPDVIVLGGGLSRIAGVTESLSLAAQAAQIGEFAIPPIVLAAGGETSGARGAAYAATRSLA, via the coding sequence ATGACTTTCGCAATCGGCATCGACCTTGGCGGGAGCAAGATCGAAACGCAGGTTTTCGACAATAACTGGCAGGTTGTTGCAAAGCGGCGCGTCGCGACGCCGACCGCCTATGACGATCTGATCGCGATGCTTGCCGCAGAGATCGGTTGGGCGCGGGGCATTGCCGGCGCGGACTGCCCAGTCGGCATTGGGTCTGCAGGTCTGATCAACCGGGCGACAGGTCTGGCCTTGGCCGCGAACTTGCCGATCACGGGCAAGGCGTTTCCGGCCGATATCGCACGGTCGATTGGAAGCCCCGTTCATGTCCTGAATGATTGCCGCACGCTTGCCTTATCCGAAGCCATCTTTGGCGCAGGACATGGCCACCGGAGCGTTGCGGCCATTGTCATGGGGACGGGGGTGAGCAGTGGTCTTGTCATCAACGGTGATCTGGTGGACGGCCCGACCGGCACGGGGGGCGAAATCGGCCATACCTCTGCCCCGGCGCATCTGGTCCAGCAATATGGTTTGTCGTTGGAACCGTGCAACTGCGGGCGCACGGGATGTATCGAGCAGTTCGTCGCTGGTCCGGGGATGGCGCGATTGGCGCTTGCACTGACTGGTCATGCTGCAGATCCTGTGGTTATCGCCAGCGACCGCGAGGGGGTTTTCGCGCCAGCTTGGCAAGCATGGAATGCTTTTGCCGGCGATCTGATCTGCAACCTCGTGCTGACCGTTGATCCCGATGTCATCGTTTTGGGCGGCGGGTTGAGCCGGATCGCTGGAGTCACCGAAAGCCTGTCGCTGGCGGCGCAAGCTGCCCAGATCGGTGAATTTGCGATCCCGCCTATCGTTCTCGCCGCCGGAGGAGAGACAAGTGGCGCGCGCGGGGCGGCTTATGCGGCGACGCGGTCCTTGGCATGA
- the modC gene encoding molybdenum ABC transporter ATP-binding protein encodes MIEVDIQHRLGDFALDASFSTPVGVTALFGRSGSGKTSIINAIAGLLRPDRGRVSVNGAVFFDTDKGIWLPPHKRRVGYVFQDARLFPHLSVHQNLRYGGQHDEARIICLLGLQGLLERQPNRLSGGERQRVALGRALMCDPQLLLLDEPLAALDGPRKAEILPYLEALRDTAEIPIIYVSHAIAEVARLGTSLAVIRNGRVARVGPLEEVMADPASLALLGRADAGAVLTAVVQRHDSDDALTEVACAGGTVLLQGKIGQVGARLRLRVPAQDIILSTQAPAGLSALNALPVEILGITEGDGPALAVSLKAGDERLLAQISTRSARAMNLSVGSQVYAIFKVTAATPDFGQGES; translated from the coding sequence ATGATCGAGGTTGATATTCAACACCGGCTTGGCGATTTCGCTTTGGATGCATCTTTCAGCACACCTGTGGGCGTCACGGCCCTGTTCGGTCGGTCTGGCAGTGGAAAAACCAGTATTATAAATGCGATCGCGGGGCTTTTGCGTCCTGATCGCGGGCGGGTCAGCGTGAATGGCGCGGTGTTTTTCGATACGGACAAGGGCATCTGGCTGCCGCCGCACAAGCGCCGCGTCGGGTATGTGTTTCAGGACGCGCGGTTGTTTCCGCACCTGAGCGTGCACCAAAACCTGCGTTATGGAGGCCAACACGATGAAGCGCGCATCATCTGTCTTTTGGGTCTGCAAGGATTGCTGGAGCGACAGCCGAACCGGTTGTCGGGCGGGGAGCGCCAGCGGGTTGCGTTGGGCCGCGCGTTGATGTGCGATCCGCAGCTTTTGCTGCTGGATGAACCGCTTGCCGCACTTGATGGCCCGCGCAAGGCGGAAATCCTGCCGTACCTCGAAGCGTTGCGCGACACGGCAGAGATCCCGATCATATACGTCAGCCATGCCATCGCGGAAGTCGCGCGGCTTGGCACATCGCTGGCCGTGATCCGCAATGGCCGTGTCGCACGCGTCGGACCCTTGGAAGAGGTGATGGCCGATCCCGCGTCGTTGGCCCTTTTGGGGCGGGCTGATGCGGGCGCTGTTCTGACGGCTGTTGTCCAGCGCCATGATTCCGATGATGCGCTGACAGAGGTTGCATGCGCAGGTGGGACAGTTTTGCTGCAAGGCAAGATCGGGCAGGTTGGTGCGCGTTTGCGTCTGCGCGTTCCGGCGCAGGACATCATACTTTCGACGCAGGCCCCCGCCGGGCTAAGCGCGCTGAATGCCCTGCCGGTCGAAATTCTGGGCATCACAGAAGGGGATGGACCCGCACTCGCCGTTTCGCTGAAAGCGGGTGACGAAAGGCTTTTGGCGCAGATCAGCACGCGATCCGCCCGCGCAATGAACCTGTCTGTCGGGTCACAGGTCTACGCGATCTTCAAAGTCACGGCGGCAACCCCCGATTTTGGACAGGGAGAGTCGTGA